In Deltaproteobacteria bacterium, the genomic stretch TGGAGACCAGTGTATCTAGAAAAATTTCTTGCAGTTGGACCGATAAGGTCCTTCAATCCTCAAGCGAAAGGAGGTGAAAAAAATGAGATTATTTCGGTTGGTATTGGTGTCCCTATTTGTCGTCAGTCTGGGTTTAACTTTTGCCTTTGCGGCCGGGGACGTGGAAAAGGGGAAAAAGCTTTTCAACGATCCGAAATTCGCGGAAGGGACCGCGGACAAATCGTGTAATTCCTGTCATCCCGACGGAAAGGGTCTGGAGAAATCCGGGGCCAAGAAAAAATTTGGCGGCATGTTTGCGAAAGCCAAGAACCTGCAAGAAGTAGTAAACATGTGTATCATGAATGCCCTGAAGGGCAAAGCTATCGACCCGAAATCGGAAGGAATGTCCGACATCGTGGCCTACATCAAATCCCTGAAAGCCATGGCCCCCGTACCGAAGAAATAAGGAAGGCCATCAATTTAACACCAATCTTCAACCGGAGGGAGACGACCAGCCTCCCTCCACCAAGAAAGAAAAGTCTGAAAGGGATTTGTTTGCTGACTTTTGAATCCCTAAAAAGCAGAAAAAATCGAAAAAAGGGATAACAAGGAAAATTTTAACCAAGTGAAAGGAGGCAGGTTATGAAGTATTCGGGAGTGGTCTTTAAGATTTTTGTTTGTATGTTTACGGTATTTTTATTCAAGAGAGTTTCCCTGGCCGAGTATAATAATTATAGAGATTATCGGGGTTGGGGAATGGGGCCGGGAATGATGGGCTGGGGGAACATGGGCTGGTTCGGTGCGATTTTTATGGTGATTTTTTGGGTCCTGTTGATTGTATTGATTGTTTTGTTGATACGCTGGCTTATGTCGTCAGGTCATGGCGGTAATCAGGACCATGGTCAAGGGGAATCGGCCCTGGAAATCCTCAAGAAAAGGTATGCCCGGGGAGAGATCGATAAGGAAGAATTCGAAGTAAAAAAGAGAGATCTGAATTGAATCGGTGACCCGGACAAGAAATGATCAGTCTATGAAAGCAAAATTTACCAAACTTTTTGTGGAATTTCTAGAAAGTTCACAGGTTTCCGGAATTATCCTGATTCTCTGCACGGTTACTTCAATCCTGATTGCCAATTCCAATTTCGGAAAAGAATATTCGGATTTTTGGAATACCAAAGTTGGTTTTGAACTCGGCGGTATTGCATTGAAATATAGCGTCGGACACTGGATCAATGACGGCTTGATGGCCATTTTCTTTCTGCTGATCGGACTTGAAATTGAAAGGGAACTTTATATCGGGGAACTGTCGGACTTAAAAAACGCCACCCTGCCTATTTTTGCCGCTATCGGTGGCATGGCTACGCCCGCTCTCCTGCACTTCTTGTTCAATCGGGGAACCGTAACGCAAGGGGGCATCGGAATTCCAATGGCAACGGACATTGCTTTTGCATTAGGCGTGCTGACTCTGTTAGGCGGCAAGGTTCCGGCAACGCTAAAGGTTTTTCTTACGGCCTTAGCCATCACGGATGACTTGGGTGCAATCGTCATTATTGCTCTGTTTTATGTAGGTGACTTCTCGCTACTGTATCTTGTTTTGGCTTTAGGGGTGTTTTCGGGACTGCTGATTTTAAATCGTCTCGGTGTGCATCGATTGCTTCTTTACCTTATTCCAGGCATTATCCTGTGGTATTTTATGCTTAAATCCGGTATCCACGCCACTCTTACAGGCATCCTGCTCGCCTTTGCCATTCCCTTTGGAATGGGTGATGAAAATTCGCCATCCTACAAAGTGCAGCATTTCCTGCACAAACCGGTGGCCTTTGTCATCATGCCGCTTTTTGCGCTGGCCAATACCGGTATTGCGCTGGCCGGAAACTGGATCGAGGGCCTGGTAACATCAAACAGTTTAGGTGTTTTCGCCGGGTTGTTCGTTGGCAAGCCGCTGGGCATTGCTCTGTTCAGCCTTTTAGCCGTTCGATTGGGCTGGTCCCGGCTGCCCAGCGATGTGTCCTGGAACCATATCGTTGGCGCCGGTTTTCTTGGAGGTGTCGGGTTTACCATGTCAATCTTCATCACGCTCCTGGCCTTTAATGACCCCGATATTATCCAGAGTTCCAAAATGGTCGTCTTGCTCAGTTCACTCTTGGCGGGAACAACGGGTTTTCTGATTTTGAGCAGGCAATTATGGCATTAAAAAATATTCGGGCTCAAATCAAGAGGGATTATGCTACTATCGTGATGATCCTTCTGTTTGTCGCTATCGCCGGTTTTATCATTCAGCTCGTGGCCCAGGTAACCCGTTTCAGCAAAGGGGTGACCGACTTTTATGCCCCGACTATCCACGATGTCAAGTCCTTTGCCGAGGCCATTAATCACTTGGAGATGGGTATCGAAAAAAATGGGGTCTCGGAAGAAATGTCCGTGGTTCAACTCCAGGAGACTACCAAACGGTTAAAGGCTTTGTCCGGAAGTTGGGAACCAGGGTATAGAAAACATATAGAAGGCCTGTTGGCCGCCGGAGAACGTTTGGCCTCTGAACTTCAAAAAAGAAAAATATCAGGGCGGGGCTTATTAAGTGAAGCGAGGCACCTGAATGAAGAGGCCCAGATGCATGTCAGGATGCACGATGCCGAGTTGGAAGAGGCCAGAACCGGTATCCAGAGTTCGGCCTTGAAGATTCGAATTGTAGTATTGGTGCTCTTAGTCATCGGGATTATCATTTCCTTTCGTGAGGTCCAGGTCCAACGGTTGCGGGAACAGGAAAAAGAAAAAATGTCGGCCATTACGGCCTTGGCTACGGCCCTGGAAGCCCGGGACCCTTATACCAAAGGACATTCCCTCCGGGTGGCGGAATATACCCGAATCATAGGGGGTGAGATGGGGTTAAGCAAGAAGGAACTGGAACATCTCAACCTGGCTTCTTTGATGCATGATGTGGGGAAGATCGCCGTTCCGGATAGTATCCTGCGAAAAGAGGATACATTGACTGACCAGGAATGGGAGCAGATTAAGGAGCATGCCCGGGCCTCGGCCCAGATTTTGAACGGATTTGAATCCTTGAAAGAGATGGCCCAATGGACTTTGGACCATCACGAACGATTTGACGGGAAAGGCTATCCCAATGGGAAGTCCGGCATGGATATTCCCCTACCGGCCCAGATCATGGCCATAGCCGATTCCTTTGACGCCATGACCACCTCCAGACCCTATCGTCCGGGAATGGCATTAGAAGCCGCCCTTTCGGAAATAGAAAAGAACAAAGGAAAACAATGGCGCTTGGATGTGGTCGAGGCTTTTATGCGATGCCATCAAAAAGACCGGATTAAAATTTTGAAATTGGGGTAACGTTGGTTATTCAGCCCTGGATGAAATCGCATCGTTGGTTTGGGGGATAGGGCCGTTGAACAGGCTGATGGTACCCTTCAAGATATCATTTAAGCCCCGCCTCTGAAAATCTTTATATTTTTTTCATAAATTCAGCGAGGGGGCCTCCACTTTTAAAATCCGACTACCTGACCTATCAAAGAATGTATCCTTTTCAGGTTGAAAATCCAGGCTTTCCAGTATTTATTTTTGAGTAGTTGTGTTTAATAATTGCTCAAGTTCCCGAGAAATATCTATCCGACTGATGCCCCGATAAATGAAAAAATTATAGGGGTGCGGTAATCCTTGGACTTTGATTTGTTACCAGCGAGTTCAATCATCAACTGCGCTATTTTCATGCTTCGTGGCGCCACGCCACTATCGTGGCATGACAGTTTAATAAGAAATATCCGGAAGAGTACTATCGGCGCCTCACCGGGGCCGCCTATTCTCAGTGGTGATGGCCTTCTCTTTTCTGCAACCCTGCCGCCTTGACCATGGCGGCATATTCTTTGGGCGTCATATCACGGAGGGGTTGCACAAAGAAAACGAGTCCGAGGATCTCCTCTTCGCTGTGGGTGGCGCCAAAAGCGGCCATACCCGTCATCTTGATCCCGTTCTTCACGATCCAGTAAACTTCCGCCTTGCTCCGTGTTTTTCGATCTTTAGAAGTGAAGTCGGGAGGAGCGGGATAGAGGCCCTGGGC encodes the following:
- a CDS encoding SHOCT domain-containing protein, which codes for MMGWGNMGWFGAIFMVIFWVLLIVLIVLLIRWLMSSGHGGNQDHGQGESALEILKKRYARGEIDKEEFEVKKRDLN
- the nhaA gene encoding Na+/H+ antiporter NhaA, coding for MKAKFTKLFVEFLESSQVSGIILILCTVTSILIANSNFGKEYSDFWNTKVGFELGGIALKYSVGHWINDGLMAIFFLLIGLEIERELYIGELSDLKNATLPIFAAIGGMATPALLHFLFNRGTVTQGGIGIPMATDIAFALGVLTLLGGKVPATLKVFLTALAITDDLGAIVIIALFYVGDFSLLYLVLALGVFSGLLILNRLGVHRLLLYLIPGIILWYFMLKSGIHATLTGILLAFAIPFGMGDENSPSYKVQHFLHKPVAFVIMPLFALANTGIALAGNWIEGLVTSNSLGVFAGLFVGKPLGIALFSLLAVRLGWSRLPSDVSWNHIVGAGFLGGVGFTMSIFITLLAFNDPDIIQSSKMVVLLSSLLAGTTGFLILSRQLWH
- a CDS encoding HD-GYP domain-containing protein, whose amino-acid sequence is MALKNIRAQIKRDYATIVMILLFVAIAGFIIQLVAQVTRFSKGVTDFYAPTIHDVKSFAEAINHLEMGIEKNGVSEEMSVVQLQETTKRLKALSGSWEPGYRKHIEGLLAAGERLASELQKRKISGRGLLSEARHLNEEAQMHVRMHDAELEEARTGIQSSALKIRIVVLVLLVIGIIISFREVQVQRLREQEKEKMSAITALATALEARDPYTKGHSLRVAEYTRIIGGEMGLSKKELEHLNLASLMHDVGKIAVPDSILRKEDTLTDQEWEQIKEHARASAQILNGFESLKEMAQWTLDHHERFDGKGYPNGKSGMDIPLPAQIMAIADSFDAMTTSRPYRPGMALEAALSEIEKNKGKQWRLDVVEAFMRCHQKDRIKILKLG